One Streptomyces sp. NBC_00554 DNA segment encodes these proteins:
- a CDS encoding alkyl/aryl-sulfatase, which yields MDAPVRDELPFEDLTDFENADRGFIAALVPGVVRDGEGRVVYDGDAYGFLEDDCPGSAHPSLWRQARLCARQGLYEVTEGVYQVRGLDLSNMTVVEGERGVIVVDPLISVECAAAALALYREHRGQRPVTGLVYTHSHGDHFGGARGVLPHGAEEGVPILAPAGFLEHAVSENVYAGNAMTRRASFMYGDRLPKAPDGQIGAGLGTTTSTGTISLIPPTVDITHTGQEETVDGVRIVFQLTPGTEAPAEMNFLFPERRALCMAENATHNMHNILTLRGAVVRDARIWARYLDEAIDFFGDTYDVAFASHHWPTWGRDNVIRFLAEQRDLYAYLHDQTLRMLNNGLTGTEIAEELRLPPALEQSWHARGYYGSLSHNVKAVYQRYMGWYDGNPAHLWEHPPVELARRYVDLAGGAEWALAKARAYVDEGDLRFAATLLNHVVFAEPENTEAKETLAGVYDRLGQGSENGPWRNFYLTAAMELRKGAGRVTLDTANAEMASALTVSMLLDSLAVRIDGPRAWNDRLTLDLVVIDEQRRHRVNLHNGALTHRAMPVHHTPKPHAGLTLILTRAELLGVLAGKGLTGIETDGDPELLSRLLSYASEPPDKAFPVVTP from the coding sequence ATGGATGCCCCGGTGCGCGATGAGTTGCCCTTCGAGGACCTGACCGACTTCGAGAACGCTGATCGGGGGTTCATCGCGGCGTTGGTGCCCGGGGTGGTGCGGGACGGGGAGGGGCGGGTCGTCTATGACGGGGACGCGTACGGGTTTCTGGAGGACGACTGTCCTGGGAGTGCGCATCCCAGTCTGTGGCGGCAGGCGCGGTTGTGTGCGCGGCAGGGGTTGTACGAGGTCACCGAGGGTGTTTATCAGGTGCGAGGGCTCGACCTCTCGAACATGACGGTCGTCGAGGGCGAGCGGGGTGTGATCGTCGTCGATCCGTTGATCTCCGTGGAGTGTGCGGCGGCGGCTCTCGCGCTGTACCGCGAGCACCGGGGGCAGCGGCCCGTCACCGGGCTCGTCTACACGCACTCGCACGGCGATCATTTCGGCGGCGCCCGGGGCGTACTGCCGCACGGTGCCGAGGAGGGCGTGCCGATTCTGGCTCCGGCGGGCTTTCTGGAGCACGCCGTCAGCGAGAACGTCTACGCGGGCAACGCGATGACGCGCCGCGCGAGCTTCATGTACGGCGACCGGCTGCCCAAGGCGCCGGACGGGCAGATCGGCGCGGGCCTCGGCACGACGACGTCCACCGGGACGATCAGCCTGATCCCGCCGACCGTGGACATCACGCACACCGGCCAGGAGGAGACGGTCGACGGCGTCCGGATCGTCTTCCAGCTCACCCCCGGCACCGAGGCGCCGGCCGAGATGAACTTCCTGTTCCCCGAGCGGCGCGCGCTGTGCATGGCCGAGAACGCGACCCACAACATGCACAACATCCTGACCCTGCGCGGAGCCGTCGTCCGCGACGCGCGCATCTGGGCCCGCTACCTCGACGAGGCCATCGACTTCTTCGGCGACACGTACGACGTCGCCTTCGCCTCCCACCACTGGCCGACCTGGGGACGCGACAACGTCATCCGCTTCCTCGCCGAGCAGCGCGACCTGTACGCGTACCTGCACGACCAGACCCTGCGCATGCTCAACAACGGCCTGACGGGCACCGAGATCGCCGAGGAGCTGCGGCTGCCGCCCGCGCTGGAGCAGTCCTGGCACGCGCGCGGCTACTACGGCTCGCTGAGTCACAACGTCAAGGCGGTCTACCAGCGGTACATGGGCTGGTACGACGGAAACCCCGCCCACCTCTGGGAACATCCCCCGGTCGAACTCGCGCGGCGCTACGTGGACTTGGCGGGCGGCGCGGAGTGGGCGCTCGCGAAGGCCCGTGCGTACGTCGACGAAGGCGATCTCCGTTTCGCCGCCACGCTCCTCAACCACGTGGTCTTCGCCGAACCCGAGAACACGGAGGCCAAGGAGACCCTCGCGGGCGTCTACGACAGGCTCGGGCAGGGCTCCGAGAACGGGCCCTGGCGCAACTTCTATCTGACCGCCGCCATGGAGCTGCGCAAGGGGGCGGGCCGCGTCACCCTCGACACCGCCAACGCCGAGATGGCCTCCGCCCTCACCGTGAGCATGCTCCTGGACTCCCTCGCCGTGCGGATCGACGGCCCCCGCGCCTGGAACGACCGTCTCACCCTCGACCTCGTCGTCATCGACGAGCAGCGCCGCCACCGCGTGAACCTCCACAACGGCGCCCTCACCCACCGCGCAATGCCCGTCCACCACACCCCGAAACCGCACGCCGGCCTCACCCTCATCCTCACCAGGGCCGAGCTGCTCGGCGTCCTCGCAGGCAAGGGCCTCACCGGCATCGAGACGGACGGCGACCCGGAACTCCTGTCCCGGCTCCTCTCGTACGCCTCGGAGCCGCCGGACAAGGCCTTCCCCGTCGTGACGCCCTGA
- a CDS encoding TIGR03943 family protein: MRRYGPALLLLLSGAAVLRITVFSDLYLRYVQSGLKVYLIASGVLLLTLGALSAVRATRPHDHEAEDEDLEEDHDDDHGHNHHRTPRIAWLLAIPAAALLLFPPPALGSYSADREAEQRAAQGVGTFPALPSGDPVALTLGEYTSRAIYDSGKSLTGRTVRMTGFVTRGDNGTWYLARLLITCCAADASTYKIEIKGADAPVNDTWVTVTGTWHPKGKLGSDEAWPPVLDSTSVKTVKEPANPYERR, encoded by the coding sequence GTGAGGCGCTACGGGCCCGCGTTGCTGTTGCTGCTCAGCGGGGCGGCGGTACTGAGGATCACCGTCTTCAGCGACCTGTACCTGCGGTACGTGCAGTCGGGGCTGAAGGTGTACCTGATCGCGTCCGGCGTACTGCTGCTGACGCTGGGCGCCCTGAGCGCCGTACGAGCAACGCGACCGCACGACCACGAAGCCGAGGACGAGGACCTCGAAGAGGACCACGACGACGACCACGGCCACAACCACCACCGCACCCCCCGAATCGCCTGGCTCCTCGCCATCCCCGCCGCCGCCCTCCTCCTCTTCCCGCCCCCCGCCCTCGGCTCGTACAGCGCCGACCGCGAGGCCGAACAGCGTGCGGCCCAGGGCGTGGGAACCTTCCCGGCGCTCCCCTCCGGGGACCCCGTCGCCCTGACCCTGGGCGAGTACACCTCGCGGGCGATCTACGACAGCGGCAAGTCGCTGACGGGCCGCACGGTCCGGATGACCGGCTTCGTCACCCGGGGAGACAACGGCACCTGGTACCTGGCCCGGCTCCTCATCACGTGCTGCGCGGCCGACGCGAGCACGTACAAGATCGAGATCAAGGGTGCCGACGCCCCCGTGAACGACACCTGGGTCACCGTCACCGGCACCTGGCACCCCAAGGGCAAGCTCGGCTCGGACGAGGCGTGGCCGCCCGTACTGGACTCGACCTCGGTGAAGACGGTGAAGGAGCCGGCGAACCCGTACGAGCGCCGCTGA
- a CDS encoding permease has product MAYNQHTQGQAGTRRVENQHYPAPRRGLADGARLAVRTVFYLVVGGLALLAIGTVVSVLGPMVALDLATPAMSAWWTVFTAVTVQGVPFLLLGTLVSAAIGAFVPERVFNKLLPSNPALAVPVAGAAGVVLPGCECASVPVAGSLMRRGVTPAAALAFLLSAPAINPVVMVATSIAFPANPMMVLARLLASLATAVVMGWLWIRFGREEWIRLPKPARRKYTGSRWDGFRTGLQHDFLHAGGFLVLGAAAAATFNIAVPRSVLDLFTGSPWLSVLLLAVLAVVLCVCSEADAFVAASLTGFSPTARLAFMVVGPMVDLKLIALQAGTFGKSFAVRFSSVTWVVALVSSVLVGWWLL; this is encoded by the coding sequence ATGGCGTACAACCAGCACACCCAAGGGCAGGCGGGAACCAGGCGCGTGGAGAACCAGCACTACCCGGCGCCCCGGCGCGGGCTGGCCGACGGTGCCCGCCTCGCCGTCCGGACCGTCTTCTACCTGGTCGTCGGCGGCCTTGCGCTACTGGCGATAGGCACCGTCGTCTCGGTGCTGGGCCCCATGGTCGCCCTCGACCTGGCCACCCCCGCGATGTCGGCATGGTGGACGGTCTTCACGGCGGTCACCGTGCAGGGCGTCCCCTTCCTCCTGCTCGGCACCCTCGTGTCGGCGGCGATAGGCGCGTTCGTCCCCGAGCGGGTATTCAACAAGCTGCTCCCCAGCAACCCGGCCCTGGCGGTCCCCGTGGCCGGAGCAGCCGGCGTCGTACTGCCGGGCTGCGAGTGCGCCTCGGTCCCGGTCGCGGGAAGCCTGATGCGCCGCGGAGTCACCCCGGCCGCCGCCCTGGCGTTCCTGCTGTCGGCCCCCGCGATCAACCCGGTCGTCATGGTCGCCACGTCGATCGCGTTCCCGGCCAACCCGATGATGGTCCTCGCCAGGCTGCTCGCCTCCCTCGCGACGGCAGTCGTGATGGGCTGGCTGTGGATCCGCTTCGGACGGGAGGAGTGGATCCGGCTGCCGAAGCCGGCCCGCAGGAAGTACACCGGCTCCCGCTGGGACGGCTTCCGCACCGGCCTCCAGCACGACTTCCTGCACGCGGGCGGCTTCCTCGTCCTCGGCGCGGCGGCCGCCGCGACCTTCAACATCGCGGTCCCGAGGTCGGTCCTCGACCTCTTCACCGGCTCCCCGTGGCTGTCGGTACTGCTGCTCGCCGTACTGGCCGTCGTGCTGTGCGTGTGCAGCGAGGCCGACGCCTTCGTGGCCGCGTCCCTGACGGGCTTCTCGCCGACCGCGCGGCTGGCCTTCATGGTGGTCGGCCCGATGGTGGACCTGAAACTGATCGCCCTCCAGGCGGGCACCTTCGGCAAGTCCTTCGCCGTGCGCTTCTCCTCCGTGACATGGGTGGTGGCTCTGGTGAGCAGTGTCCTGGTCGGGTGGTGGCTGCTGTGA
- a CDS encoding helix-turn-helix domain-containing protein → MAERDGPEIIGRRVQQLRTARGLTQKQLAEPVYTPAYISTLEAGRVRASEPALRHIAERLGVAYEELATGRPAHLATDLRLRLTDAQRTLATGEAEVAAEQYDGLLAEAEAHGLVAEQAAALLGLGECALETGDLETARKRFEESEGRLGDAPLPNRVPAIRGRAVSHYLAGELRYACYLFESTLDELNRTGMHDPDALLLLYTGIIAPYMDMGAQARAAQAAELALALAPQVGDPALVARMHRSVARTMIAEGRMAEADASLAKAAELYRQLQIRTELANCHWMRGYLYAQNGELARAEGELREAQAMLSAKRAALYTSQVAVELADVLHRRGKSEEAATLLHEVLGDLSPERGAVHSAGAHRLLGIIAEDARDTESAEEHYVRALSLLERAGAAGDLADLCRLLGDLLRRTGRVEAALDAYRTGLGHRTAPGTTTLGPAPAQPPL, encoded by the coding sequence ATGGCGGAGCGTGACGGACCGGAGATCATCGGGCGCAGGGTGCAGCAGCTGCGTACGGCACGCGGGTTGACCCAGAAGCAATTGGCGGAACCCGTGTATACGCCCGCCTATATCTCCACGTTGGAGGCCGGGCGGGTGCGGGCCTCCGAACCGGCGCTCAGGCACATCGCCGAACGGCTCGGGGTGGCGTACGAGGAACTGGCCACAGGGCGCCCCGCCCACCTCGCCACCGACCTGCGGCTGCGGCTCACCGACGCGCAGCGCACCCTCGCCACAGGCGAGGCCGAGGTCGCGGCGGAGCAGTACGACGGGCTTCTCGCGGAGGCGGAGGCGCACGGGCTGGTCGCCGAGCAGGCGGCTGCGTTGCTGGGGCTGGGTGAATGCGCCCTGGAGACCGGTGACCTGGAAACCGCGCGTAAGCGGTTCGAGGAGTCCGAGGGGCGGTTGGGGGACGCCCCGCTGCCGAACCGCGTGCCGGCCATTCGCGGCCGTGCCGTGTCCCACTATCTCGCCGGTGAACTCCGTTACGCCTGCTACCTGTTCGAGTCCACCCTCGACGAACTGAACCGCACCGGAATGCACGACCCGGACGCCCTCCTGCTCCTCTACACCGGCATCATCGCGCCGTACATGGACATGGGCGCCCAGGCCCGTGCCGCCCAGGCCGCCGAGCTCGCTCTCGCGCTGGCGCCGCAGGTGGGCGATCCCGCGCTGGTCGCCCGGATGCACCGGTCGGTTGCCCGGACGATGATCGCCGAGGGGCGGATGGCGGAGGCGGACGCGTCCCTCGCCAAGGCCGCCGAGCTCTATCGCCAGCTTCAGATCCGTACGGAGCTGGCCAACTGTCACTGGATGCGCGGGTATTTGTACGCCCAGAACGGCGAACTGGCGCGGGCCGAGGGTGAGTTGCGGGAGGCGCAGGCCATGCTCTCCGCCAAGCGGGCCGCGCTCTACACCAGTCAGGTCGCCGTCGAACTGGCCGATGTGCTGCACCGGCGTGGCAAGTCGGAGGAGGCCGCGACGCTTCTCCACGAGGTGCTCGGTGACCTCAGTCCCGAGCGGGGCGCCGTCCACTCCGCCGGTGCGCACCGGCTCCTCGGGATCATCGCGGAGGATGCTCGGGACACGGAGTCCGCCGAGGAGCACTACGTCCGAGCCCTCAGCCTCCTGGAACGCGCCGGCGCGGCGGGCGACCTCGCGGACCTGTGCCGCCTCCTCGGCGACCTGCTCCGCCGCACGGGCCGCGTCGAGGCAGCCCTCGACGCGTATCGCACGGGCCTGGGCCACCGCACGGCCCCGGGCACCACCACCCTGGGCCCGGCCCCTGCCCAGCCCCCGCTGTGA
- a CDS encoding DNA-binding response regulator: MIRLLLADDEELLRSALAALLDLEDDLSVVAQAATSTDAVRLAREHRPDIAVLDLEMPPADGLTAAEQIRAELPTRIVMVTRHARPGVLRRALAAGVSGFVPKTTPAVRLAEIIRDVAAGRRYVDSDIAASALTEDDCPLSDRELDVLRATRTGASVKEIAKEVGLAQGTVRNYLSAAMSKLNANSRHAAAHRAWEEGWI; this comes from the coding sequence ATGATCCGGCTGCTGCTGGCCGACGACGAGGAGCTCCTCAGGAGCGCACTGGCCGCCCTGTTGGACCTGGAGGACGACCTCAGCGTGGTCGCCCAGGCGGCCACCTCCACCGACGCCGTACGGCTGGCGCGCGAGCACCGGCCCGACATCGCCGTCCTCGACCTGGAGATGCCCCCGGCCGACGGCCTGACCGCCGCCGAGCAGATCCGCGCGGAACTGCCCACCCGGATAGTCATGGTCACCCGGCACGCGCGGCCGGGAGTGCTGCGCCGTGCCCTGGCTGCCGGGGTCAGCGGGTTCGTGCCCAAGACGACGCCTGCGGTCAGGCTGGCGGAGATCATCCGTGACGTCGCCGCAGGCCGCCGGTACGTCGATTCCGACATCGCCGCATCCGCGCTGACCGAGGACGACTGCCCGCTCAGCGACCGGGAGCTGGACGTACTGCGGGCGACCCGGACCGGCGCCTCGGTCAAGGAGATCGCCAAAGAGGTCGGCCTCGCACAGGGCACGGTCCGCAACTACCTGTCGGCGGCCATGTCCAAGCTCAACGCCAACTCACGGCACGCGGCCGCCCACCGGGCCTGGGAGGAAGGCTGGATCTAG
- a CDS encoding sensor histidine kinase, producing the protein MRDAPNDQGAGPAGLTGFHRYTWWSLIGTTEFFLVFLVGEWVLDEDVAAWARISGAVGLAATAVASAVLLSRRVAMAPAPDTWPDRPPVAWLTVGSVGAALLGGVALAVRNYELWSYAPATMVTVAATFLSPRRRRELIAGAVAVAAVLGGIVALASGDGLVHATAFPAVMVASVAWITLGMLWGWDVAGRLNRARGLAAELAVKDERLRFAADLHDIQGHHLQVIALKGELAARLVEADPARAAAEMKDVQRLATDALTDTRAVVQGYRRTSLDAEIANAARVLAAADIDARLHIEPADADRLPTAGRHLLGLVMREATTNVLRHSQARRAEVDYRLTNGFARLRVSNDGAAGPPRSGMDTGTGLRTLAERLEAAGGELTWEHEEDSFVVAASLPVKAGTDGHSEGEAG; encoded by the coding sequence GTGCGTGACGCGCCGAACGACCAGGGGGCAGGACCGGCAGGGCTGACGGGCTTCCACCGCTACACCTGGTGGAGCCTCATCGGCACCACCGAGTTCTTCTTGGTCTTCCTCGTCGGGGAGTGGGTCCTCGACGAGGACGTCGCGGCCTGGGCGCGGATCTCCGGCGCGGTCGGCCTGGCGGCCACGGCGGTGGCGAGTGCGGTGCTGCTCAGCCGCCGGGTGGCGATGGCACCCGCTCCCGACACCTGGCCCGACCGGCCGCCGGTGGCGTGGCTGACCGTCGGGAGCGTGGGCGCGGCCCTGCTCGGCGGAGTCGCGCTCGCCGTCCGGAACTACGAGCTGTGGTCGTACGCCCCGGCGACGATGGTCACGGTCGCGGCGACGTTCCTGTCGCCAAGGCGGAGGCGGGAGTTGATCGCCGGAGCGGTGGCCGTTGCAGCGGTGCTCGGCGGGATCGTCGCCCTGGCTTCCGGCGACGGGTTGGTCCACGCGACGGCGTTCCCGGCCGTGATGGTCGCCTCCGTCGCCTGGATCACGCTGGGCATGCTGTGGGGCTGGGACGTCGCCGGGCGGCTCAACCGGGCCCGCGGGCTCGCCGCCGAACTGGCGGTCAAGGACGAGCGCCTGCGCTTCGCCGCCGACCTGCACGACATCCAGGGCCACCATCTGCAAGTGATCGCGCTCAAGGGCGAGTTGGCCGCACGGCTCGTCGAGGCCGACCCCGCGCGGGCCGCCGCCGAGATGAAGGACGTGCAGCGGCTGGCCACCGACGCGCTCACCGACACCCGCGCCGTGGTGCAGGGCTATCGCCGTACCTCCCTGGACGCGGAGATCGCCAACGCGGCCAGGGTCCTCGCCGCGGCCGACATAGACGCCCGGCTGCACATCGAACCCGCCGACGCCGACCGCCTCCCGACCGCCGGACGGCATCTCCTGGGCCTGGTGATGCGGGAGGCCACCACCAACGTGCTGCGCCACAGCCAGGCGCGCCGGGCGGAGGTCGACTACCGCCTCACGAACGGCTTCGCCCGCCTGCGGGTGAGCAACGACGGCGCGGCAGGACCGCCCCGCTCGGGCATGGACACCGGAACCGGGCTGCGCACCCTGGCCGAGCGCCTGGAGGCCGCCGGAGGCGAACTGACCTGGGAACACGAGGAGGACAGCTTCGTGGTGGCGGCCTCACTGCCGGTGAAAGCAGGCACAGACGGGCACTCTGAGGGGGAGGCGGGATGA